The sequence below is a genomic window from Lolium perenne isolate Kyuss_39 chromosome 4, Kyuss_2.0, whole genome shotgun sequence.
agtcatcatcttgagttgttcttgccatgaaggaagagccaacatcattctccgtggagtaatctttggagtagtcatatgtgaagagtgacccgggcttagagtaagctaaaccggccactccggcctccttctcctcatcttcctcttcttcatcggacaagtactcggccccaacaaaagctcttcccttgttcttcttgtaccgatcgttgattgggttcggcttcaatcttggcttgacccctttgatgaactttggcttgtctacccttttctcataagggcactcatttgcaaagtggttatcttcatcacaattgtagcaagttctcttcttcttcttgtcattgaggagcattgggaactttgccttgtacttcttggcaaagaaagcaaagtcggtagcaatgtcactagttgaagtcatctcttcatcttcttcaatctcatagtcttctttgctttcatggtcggctctagctttgagagcaaggttgtgtgacgcttcatggttgtgtgaggcttcatcaacacggttcattgccttgagcctctttccggctttggccatgctttcattggcggccacataggagactagatcatcggagttgagatcggcactcttggtcatgatttgcaagttgagtccaaggttggagtcttcttgtttgacggcaatcatagcaatgaccttggattttatgaaggcttcgttcatctcgaatccgtcattgtacttctcacaccaagtcccttgacccttactttcagagcaccaagcctagcataggcatcgaatatggattctccatctcgaatcatgaactcggtaggcctcttgctttgcggtctcatagagagctgattggatcaaatcggttccctcttggagtactacgatccgatcccacaactctttagcggagacaatgtcatcgacttgatcaagaagcttgcggttgatgccacttctaatcttgtcacgtgcggatgcattgagttgacggttgtagaactcggtggaggtcaaccgagtaggatcttgtggctcccgatgtccatgaacaatgagctcccatagctccacacctgcagctgcgaatatgagattccatagcagatttccaatgtggaaagtgagttccatcgtaatggggaacggtcccactatggtttatatgaggcatgggtgaagtgtttcgggatagtcatggttaacatcatggtaggtttccttagaggccgaagccccactagaagttccacctgattaggttcttaagcatggcagtcatttctgtcatttggttttgtagctcatcctcctttttcttctactcggcatcatatgccaagaatctagatttcatctctttaaccgaaaggttagagtcgtcatctagaccctcgaagagtttatccatctcactcttaaggcggtgaagcccttaataagagtccaggctacgataccaattgaaagtatagagatggtaaacctagagggggtgaataggtttctacaaattttaattctttctttgcaatattaggctttgcggaatataaagatgagcctaatgcaaactaggtgaagcaacctatatgaggatacaactaactcgagcacgaaggctctcacgggcgattaaatcacaagtaaggagttcggttagagataaccgatagcacgcggagacgaggatgtattcccgtgttcccttgctttgcaacaaggtacgtcacgtttggaggagtggaggtcccacgaaggattccccgcgccacgaaggctcaccctattctccggagcctatcccacgaaggaatagctcactcacttgtggtagactttgaggtagcctccaaaccttcacaatcttgcccggagcaaatccacagcccggatgcttccggactcctcttgcctacctagggtttccaaggaaccctaggaagcaagcttctcaatgaatacaagggggaatgagatttggcttggtagaacggtagatcgggtcctcctctaatgattccccggagggatttgagtttgggtggaggaggagggagatctgaggcttttggtgtttctaacaatggagtaagagagagagagctcaagaacagcttgtagtgtagtgcctaactgttcagaggtaggagaagacctatttatagtgttcttcgaaatacggccgttggtcacttgccacatcagcagattcttcgagaaacccggtcaaccggatttggcgtcggacaggccggtccacagcccggtcagaccgggccacagaccgggccggccggtttccaaccggagctgggaccgggacttgaccgggcaggcttctgagcttactggatggcgcccggatgtcacaggcgcagagtccggttgctgaccgggccgctcggtctggcgcccggtcagaccgggccgtggaccggagcagccggttctaaaccgggctggtgaccggacgcacACCGGAGAGCTTCTCTTCTTTACTGgaacttgcccggatggcaccggttctgagtccggttggtgaccgggctgtccggtgccagggccggtccgaccggatatgTGACCGGCCCGGCTCTGAGAAACTTGCTTATTTTttgtcgaattgggggggtctcccgttgccttttgttccattgctacaccatcatacctctttggctaatacctgaaagtcatcttgtaggcatgtattagtccaaatactctagcacggtgtcatagataccaaaataatggataagggtaaaatacccttacaatgtaCAAGCTGATTCTGGCTTGACTATGCAACTTCATGATTTTGTGAGTGAAATTGAAATTCAAGTTTCATTGAAACAAAGCAAAAGTTTCGCTAATTCTTAGGCATATGATAATGTGTTGTTCGGCAAAGCTGCAAACCTTTGATCCGATAATGATATTCGAGCAAGATACCACATGTTTTTGAAATATCATTAGGATTTAtatacaaaaaaatgaaaaatcatctAAGAATTCGTTATGACAACACTATTGGGATAAGGCTTATAGCCGCAACAACACTCGTGACGCAAAAGAGAAAGTCCGTTGCTGGTAACCCATACCAGTGACGAACAAAACAAACCCATCCCTGGTAGGTCGTCGACTGGTCTCTGCATTGCGTACCGCTGACAAGCAAAATAAAATTACCATGTAGAACTGGCATGGCTACTCGACTGTAGAGGGATGGAAAATTATGCATACATTCGAATTTTATTGGAGAACGAAATGACTTTTCACAATGAAGGGTCTCTTAGCGCATTAGTGTAGGTAAAATAAATACTCCCTCCGGATCGGTTTAACATGCGCGCATGTAGTTTAAAAAATTACTTTAACTATTATTTTaatcaataaaatataaaatatatgccataaaaattatatcattagaaagattTTTAAAATATGAATCTAATGGTATAAATTTTGTAGACATAAAATTTATATTTTATTGACTAAATTAATTGTCAAAGTTTGTCTTAAACTGCGTACGCACACGTTAAACCGATCCGGAGAGAATACTTAAGATACAACCTCTTCAATGGATTGTTTTTTAAGATTTTTCTCTATATTTAATGATTTTGGTTATATGTAGGCATGTGATTGGGCTAGTAACTCTTTTTTGCCTCTGACTCCATGCAAGAGTTGTATCTTAGCTAAGATACAACCACTATCTCTCCTTATTAACTATGATACCACTAACTCCCTCCATTCCCTTAATTAAGTCATGATTTTTTAATGTTTCTCATCAAAAGCAAGGCGTGGGTGAGGTTTGTTGCTCTTCTCCCTAGATTACCCCTCAATCCTGCTCGTTTTCTCCTTTTTTTGTTGAGGGAAAGTCACCATGAAAACTTTATTGATTAGCAAATAAGTTTACATCGTTTTCTAAAGAGCCAATACTAAAATGAGGCGGATCCTCATGTCAAATAATTGACTCTAGGATCCTTCCGCTTTACAAGGCCAACATATGGACCACAATATTGCTTTCCCTAGGACTATGAAAAACTTAACACTAGCAAAATTACGAGCTAACAAGGAGCATTCCTTATAGATAGATGCACCACCTTCCACAGAATTATCCATAGAATCACTACTGACGACTAAATTGTTGCACCCCACCTGCCCTGCAAGTAACAAACCATCGCAAACAGATCTTGCTTCCGCAGGTGGCAATATCGGCTATACTTGGAATCCCGCAACATTATCCAACTATAAACATACCTTGGTCATCTCGGAGTATAGCCCCCGTTGCGCCTGCAAAATAATCCGCTGAGTAGGCCGCATCAACATTTAGTTTTACCCACCCATGCGGTGGTTTTTTCCATCCGTACCGCCTGATGCCCAAGGCTCTCTTGCACGACTTGGAGAAATTCATTGCCATGGCCAATATCGCCTGTGAGCTTCTAGCCGGGTTCTGAACTATTTCTTCTCGAGAAGTTCTTCTCCGCTCCCACCACATATACTAACAAGCTAAAGTGATCAATTCCTTAAATTCCAAGTCCTCCATATATGAAAAATCCGTATCATTTTTGCTCACCAAAATTCGAGGACCGCTGACCCTACCCGGTCAGTGCGTACATGCATCTTCAATAGTAGTCAAGATCCCAAGGTTTTCCCAAATATTATTTATTCGAgaacattcaaaaaaaatagatgaTGTGTATCTTGGCAATGGATCTTAGAAGCAGGACATACACTGCTCTAGATAATGTATCTATTGGCGAAGACGCTGTTACATGGGATGACACCATGCAGATGTAGCAACCGTCGGGAAACTTTTTTAATTTTAGCAGAAGATTTTAACTTCCACAGCCGAGGCCAAACCAGATTAATATCTGATGTGCCCAAAGCATTGGTAGTAATCAATTTTGGTCCATTCTGACGATCCCACTCCGCAAAGTACCCAAATTGTACAGAAAAAAATACCATTCTTTGTGAGATTCCACGATACAAAGTCTTCCATCATTCCAACTTCCAAAGGGACCTTCAAGATCTACCTTTGTGTACACTGTCTTCCCTCTAGGTGCGAGTATCTTCCTAGATGGGCTAGTAGGGATCCATGGATTGTCCCAGATGTTGATGTCCTCGCCATTCCCCACTCTCCATATATAACCCTTATTAAAAGTTTGTATACCTGTCCAAATACTCTGCCAAGTATAGGAAGAACCCTTCTTCAGTTCAGCATTGAACAAGTCTCATGTAGGATAATATTTTGCACTTGCGCACAAAGGGATTCAGGTTTACATAAAAGGGGTCAACATAGCCAAGTTGAAACAAAGGAGGTCTCGAAAACACATACTACCTTTTTTCTTTGGTACACCACCTTTAGCCAGCATTGTATAACTGCAACAAAAAAGACTTGAACTATTTCAAACCCCGTGATAACTTCAGATGCTATGCTTACCTGATCTAGTTTTCAACTGAAAGGATGCACTTTCTATTCTGCTCTTTGCATGAACAAAATACTCCCCCTCCGGTAATACATCACTTTGTTTTTCGAGATAAACTTTGACTAATAATTTAGCCAACTAAATATGAGTTACATGTCATCTAAAAATATATGATCGGATGCATATTTTTAAAAACTTTTCGATGATATAATTTTGGATAACTTGTCACTTATATTTATTTGTCAAATTTTGACATGAAAACATACTGATCTTGTTTTTATTTGGTGTAACTGATCTTGTATTTATGAACGGAGAAAGTAACATTGTAGAAAAGGAGATAGCCGTACCGCAATAGCTATCTGATCAACACTATTCTTGCAATCTGCGTATGGAACAACTGAGATAAGACAAACATGGATGAACCAATCTGAATCTCCACAGCAGAGTTCAACAGCAACAAGGTTCTTGAAATGGATAACACAAATCACACGCCAATGTCTGTTTGTAGCAGTGTTCCCTCTACCTTCTGGACAGCCAAAAACCCCTTGATCACCATGTACTTACTACTACTGCTGCTATATATACCAAACCATCAGTGACACGAAACCATCACCTGATGATGCACTAAATCAGCCCTAAACGATTGCCCCGTTGCCCGGCTCCAACCAAAACAACAGCTCCCGTCGGTGTGGTCAGTCTAGTACCATAACGTGGCGTACTCCAGCTCCATCACGTTGTGCTGGTCCACGGCCACATGAAGGTCCGGCGTGGTCTTGTAGTCTGACATGGAGGACGGCGAGCCTCCGCCGGAGCTGCTTCCATTGCCATTGCCGCCGCGGCGCGCGGCGGCGCAAGCCTCGGCCATCCTGAGCCTGATCATCTCCGCCTGCGCCAGGGCGAGCTGGGTCTGGAGCGACTCCACCTGCCGCTGCAACGACGTGATGGCGCCCACGCAGCCGTAGATGGGGTCCCTCATCCGCGCGTTCGCCTCGTACACCAGGCTGCTCACCGCGTCACCACGGTGCTCCACCGGCACCTCCTGCAGATTCAGTTCAGCAGCTTGTTTCAGTCAGTTCATATTACTACAGGGTAACTCACACGTGCACAATTGGAGTCAGTCCAAGAAAACA
It includes:
- the LOC127293582 gene encoding LOB domain-containing protein 4, which codes for MKDVVVAVADGRATGKHGHGGMGGSPSSTPPCAACKMLRRRCSPGCVFAPYFPAGEPHRFACVHKVFGASNISKLLQEVPVEHRGDAVSSLVYEANARMRDPIYGCVGAITSLQRQVESLQTQLALAQAEMIRLRMAEACAAARRGGNGNGSSSGGGSPSSMSDYKTTPDLHVAVDQHNVMELEYATLWY